Proteins encoded together in one Coffea arabica cultivar ET-39 chromosome 2c, Coffea Arabica ET-39 HiFi, whole genome shotgun sequence window:
- the LOC140035136 gene encoding cyclin-D4-1-like, whose protein sequence is MSEHSAAGSAPLYCPEDTDEVVQSHPDAAIPHSQEPDDESTINHLFDSESHHMPSPDYLLRRLCLHHLTSRQDSINWILKVHARYDFKPATALLAVNYFDRFLSSYHLPGNGWQYQLLSVACLSLAAKMEEPRVPLLIDLQILDPTYVFDPNTVQRMELLVMANLDWRLSSLTPFDFLHYFISKLPPLSAHHHASPQPPHPTPTAIHILSTSSDLVLNTIRVIDFVRFSPSVIAAAAVVSAAGKELESLPHTFYERVEKEMVRSCHQLMEEYLVDTCPRSDRKVRSRMQILAAAPPSPVGVLESAACVSCDTRSENPCSAAGSGTIGAAEEHEPPQPKRLRSSVGDIQELRR, encoded by the exons ATGTCTGAGCATTCAGCTGCCGGAAGTGCTCCCCTCTACTGCCCCGAGGACACCGATGAAGTGGTCCAATCCCATCCCGACGCTGCGATCCCCCACAGTCAGGAGCCCGATGATGAGTCCACCATCAACCATCTCTTCGACTCCGAGAGCCACCATATGCCCTCCCCTGACTACCTCCTCCGCCGCCTCTGCCTCCACCACCTCACCTCCCGCCAAGACTCCATCAACTGGATTCTCAAG GTCCATGCACGCTACGATTTCAAGCCCGCAACGGCTCTCCTCGCCGTCAATTACTTTGACCGGTTCCTCTCCTCTTACCATCTCCCG GGAAATGGGTGGCAATATCAGCTGTTATCGGTGGCCTGCCTTTCCCTGGCTGCTAAGATGGAGGAACCTCGCGTCCCCCTTCTCATTGACCTCCAGATTTTGGATCCCACCTACGTATTCGATCCCAATACTGTTCAAAGGATGGAGCTTTTGGTGATGGCCAATCTGGATTGGAGACTCTCCTCCCTTACTCCGTTCGACTTCCTCCACTACTTCATCTCCAAACTTCCTCCACTCTCTGCTCATCATCATGCCTCTCCACAGCCCCCACACCCTACTCCTACTGCTATTCACATTTTATCCACATCTTCTGATCTTGTTCTAAACACCATCCGGG TGATAGACTTCGTGAGATTCTCGCCGTCGGTTATTGCAGCGGCTGCCGTGGTATCAGCCGCCGGGAAGGAATTGGAGTCATTACCTCACACATTTTACGAGAGGGTGGAAAAA GAAATGGTGAGAAGCTGTCACCAACTAATGGAAGAGTATTTGGTGGACACCTGTCCGAGATCTGACCGTAAAGTCAGGTCAAGGATGCAGATTCTAGCTGCTGCGCCGCCGAGCCCAGTCGGCGTCCTCGAGTCTGCGGCTTGTGTTAGCTGCGACACGCGTTCCGAGAATCCTTGTTCGGCGGCCGGGAGCGGGACTATTGGCGCCGCTGAAGAGCATGAGCCGCCGCAACCCAAGCGGCTGCGATCTTCTGTTGGGGATATACAGGAATTGCGACGCTAG
- the LOC140035135 gene encoding nucleobase-ascorbate transporter 7-like, giving the protein MTVPAKGDELVPHQVKDQLTGIDYCVNSNPSWLEAVILGFQHFLVMIGTTVIIATIIVPQMGGGNVEKAQVIQTMLFVSGVNTLLQTWLGTRLPVVMRGSFTYIIPALFVALASRFNVYVNPRQRFKNTMRAVQGAVMLSSILPILIGFLGLWRIVVRFISPLSAVPLVTLVGLGLYEHGFPLLAQCIEIGLPELIILVLLSQYTPHFYKLNRPIFDRFAVLIAVGLVWAFAALLTVAGAYKNRPPQTQFSCRVDRSGLISGASWIRFPYPWQWGTPSLHVGEAILMLAAAFVSVVESTGAFIAAARFGSATHTPPSVLSRGVGWLGIAILFDGLWGTGSGSTVSVENVGLLALTRVGSRRVIQISAVFMLFFSILGKFGAVLASIPLPIVGALYCVLFALMSSAGLGLLQFCNLNSFRTKFILGFSFFMGLSVPQYFNGYVLTSGHGPVNTHSLWFNKLMTVVFTSPATVAGIVALFLDLTLARKHSLTRKDSGRHWWAKYRTFERDPRSEEFYGLPFGLTKYFPSV; this is encoded by the exons ATGACGGTACCGGCGAAGGGGGATGAGTTGGTGCCACACCAGGTGAAAGACCAGCTCACCGGCATTGATTACTGTGTCAACAGCAACCCTTCTTGGC TCGAAGCCGTAATTCTGGGATTTCAGCACTTCCTGGTGATGATAGGGACTACAGTCATCATCGCCACCATCATTGTTCCCCAAATGGGCGGTGGTAAT GTAGAGAAAGCTCAAGTGATACAAACTATGCTCTTTGTCTCAGGAGTGAATACATTGTTACAGACTTGGTTAGGAACCCGGCTTCCGGTCGTGATGCGGGGATCATTCACTTACATAATCCCAGCTCTTTTTGTTGCTTTAGCCAGTAGATTCAACGTATATGTTAATCCTCGTCAG AGATTCAAAAACACGATGAGGGCAGTTCAAGGGGCTGTCATGTTATCATCCATACTCCCAATATTGATTGGTTTTTTGGGTCTTTGGAGAATTGTCGTGAG GTTCATTAGCCCTCTTTCCGCTGTTCCTTTGGTAACTCTGGTTGGCCTTGGGCTTTATGAACACGGCTTCCCTCTG cTGGCGCAATGTATCGAGATTGGTCTTCCAGAATTAATTATTCTGGTTCTATTATCTCAG TATACGCCTCACTTCTATAAATTGAACCGCCCCATCTTCGATCGATTTGCTGTCCTAATCGCTGTAGGACTGGTATGGGCATTTGCTGCACTTTTGACTGTTGCTGGTGCATACAAAAATAGGCCCCCACAAACTCAGTTCAGTTGTCGTGTTGATCGATCTGGGCTTATAAGTGGAGCTTCATG GATAAGATTCCCGTATCCATGGCAATGGGGTACTCCCAGCCTGCACGTTGGGGAAGCTATTCTGATGCTGGCAGCTGCTTTTGTTTCTGTTGTTGAG TCTACTGGGGCGTTTATTGCAGCAGCAAGATTTGGGAGCGCAACTCATACTCCGCCTTCCGTTTTGAGCCGTGGTGTTGGCTGGCTG GGGATAGCCATTTTGTTTGATGGATTATGGGGGACAGGAAGTGGATCGACTGTATCAGT TGAAAATGTTGGTCTGCTGGCATTGACGCGTGTTGGAAGCAGAAGAGTAATCCAAATATCAGCTGTTTTTATGCTTTTCTTCTCCATATTAG GGAAATTTGGAGCAGTTCTCGCTTCTATTCCATTGCCTATTGTTGGAGCACTCTACTGCGTGTTGTTCGCTTTGATGT CTTCTGCAGGTCTTGGTCTACTTCAATTCTGCAACCTCAATAGCTTCAGAACCAAGTTTATATTAGGCTTCTCCTTCTTCATGGGCCTTTCAGTACCGCAGTACTTTAACGGCTATGTTTTAACTAGCGGCCATGGCCCCGTCAACACACATTCCCTCTgg TTCAACAAATTGATGACGGTGGTCTTCACATCCCCGGCTACCGTAGCGGGCATTGTGGCCTTATTCTTGGACTTGACGCTGGCACGCAAGCACAGTCTAACCAGGAAAGACAGCGGTAGGCACTGGTGGGCAAAGTACAGGACCTTTGAGAGAGATCCCAGAAGTGAAGAATTCTATGGTCTCCCTTTTGGCCTTACAAAATATTTCCCCTCAGTTTAA
- the LOC140035527 gene encoding uncharacterized protein gives MAEVFNAMEREWRPILTKPNLLIGKVLRARYFLKDSILTCKTHKNASWIWQGLLGARSLIDKGVIRRIGNGRSTTIWDHRRIRGYSSGKPTSPRPLRSDLKMVHELLSLQRWNKNTIFKSFNQSNAEKILNIPLSLMGREDSDYWQHNAGAMYTVSSSYKLLMTENSNAEKEKSDAAGPSITEGSALPVRAAIYRKTRLGDPMCRICVEEQETVEHLLLKCQHTQEVWKTAPIQWHGAVDQQGDFKHWWIRISEARKRPRGMEHIELTASVFWQVWKERNKKEFENKSSCSPARTIGKAHEEWLEQEEIMNTKASLSTGETTSNQEEHHQGHVEEGSIILDVATTSQYSQVSLGIRITARMHPNIRIA, from the exons ATGGCTGAAGTTTTCAACGCAATGGAAAGAGAATGGAGGCC AATACTCACCAAACCAAACCTCCTGATCGGCAAAGTGCTGAGAGCAAGATACTTCCTCAAGGACTCAATCTTAACATGCAAGACTCACAAAAATGCTTCCTGGATATGGCAAGGATTACTAGGAGCTAGGAGCTTAATTGACAAAGGAGTGATCAGAAGGATTGGAAATGGGAGGAGTACAACCATCTGGGACCATAGACGGATTCGTGGATATAGCTCTGGTAAGCCAACCTCCCCTAGACCTCTAAGGAGTGACTTGAAGATGGTGCATGAGTTACTCAGTCTTCAGAGATGGAATAAAAACACAATCTTTAAGTCTTTCAATCAAAGTAATGCTGAGAAGATCTTAAACATCCCCTTAAGTTTGATGGGGAGGGAGGACAGCGACTATTGGCAACATAATGCAGGGGCGATGTACACGGTCAGCTCAAGCTATAAACTTCTAATGACAGAAAACTCAAATGCTGAGAAGGAAAAATCAGACGCAGCTGGTCCAAGTATCACAGAAGGAA GTGCTCTACCAGTGAGAGCAGCAATATACAGGAAGACAAGATTGGGAGATCCAATGTGTAGAATCTGTGTGGAAGAGCAGGAAACAGTGGAACATTTATTGTTAAAATGTCAACACACGCAGGAGGTTTGGAAGACGGCACCAATACAATGGCACGGTGCTGTAGACCAACAAGGAGATTTCAAACATTGGTGGATCAGAATTTCAGAGGCAAGGAAAAGGCCAAGGGGGATGGAGCATATTGAACTGACTGCGAGTGTTTTCTGGCAAGTGTGGAAAGAAAGGAATAAGAAagaatttgaaaacaaaagcaGCTGCTCACCAGCTAGGACAATTGGTAAAGCTCATGAAGAATGGCTGGAACAAGAGGAAATCATGAACACTAAAGCCAGTCTAAGCACAGGAGAAACAACCTCCAACCAAGAAGAACATCATCAGGGTCATGTAGAAGAGGGTAGCATTATTTTGGATGTGGCTACAACAAGTCAGTACAGTCAGGTCTCACTAGGGATTAGAATTACAG